In a genomic window of Longimicrobium sp.:
- a CDS encoding NAD-dependent epimerase/dehydratase family protein has product MEDVGVSGFWQDRPTLVTGATGLVGYWLTRRLVEAGADVVCLVRDWVPQSELVRTGLSGRVKSVRGDVRDQALLERVLGEYEVDTVLHLAAQTIVGIANRNPVSTFESNIQGTWALLEACRRSPAVRQVVFASSDKAYGDCDRLPYDESTPLVGRHPYDVSKSCGDLVAQAYAATYGLPVAITRCGNFYGGGDLNWNRIVPGTIRSVLRGRRPVIRSDGSYVRDYFYVEDGAAAYMLLAERLAAEPRLAGEAFNFSNEIQVTVRELVDRILAAMGSELEPDVRGEAQNEIRHQYLSAAKARQVLAWSPLFTLEEGLEHTIRWYRDFLREAP; this is encoded by the coding sequence GTGGAAGACGTGGGAGTGAGCGGCTTCTGGCAGGACCGGCCCACCCTGGTCACCGGGGCCACGGGGCTGGTGGGGTACTGGCTCACGCGCCGGCTGGTGGAGGCCGGGGCCGACGTGGTGTGCCTGGTGCGCGACTGGGTGCCGCAGAGCGAGCTGGTGCGCACGGGGCTCTCCGGGCGGGTGAAGAGCGTGCGCGGCGACGTGCGCGACCAGGCGCTCCTGGAGCGGGTGCTGGGCGAGTACGAGGTCGACACGGTCCTCCACCTGGCCGCCCAGACCATCGTCGGCATCGCCAACCGCAACCCGGTGTCGACCTTCGAGTCGAACATCCAGGGGACGTGGGCGCTCCTGGAGGCGTGCCGCCGGAGCCCCGCCGTGCGGCAGGTGGTGTTCGCCAGCTCCGACAAGGCGTACGGCGACTGCGACCGCCTCCCCTACGACGAGTCCACCCCGCTCGTCGGGCGGCACCCGTACGACGTGTCGAAGTCGTGCGGCGACCTGGTCGCGCAGGCGTACGCGGCCACCTACGGGCTCCCGGTGGCCATCACCCGCTGCGGCAACTTCTACGGCGGGGGCGACCTGAACTGGAACCGGATCGTCCCCGGCACCATCCGCTCGGTGCTGCGGGGCAGGCGCCCCGTGATCCGCTCCGACGGCTCGTACGTGCGCGACTACTTCTACGTGGAGGACGGCGCCGCCGCCTACATGCTCCTGGCCGAGCGGCTGGCGGCCGAGCCGCGGCTGGCCGGCGAGGCGTTCAACTTCAGCAACGAGATCCAGGTGACCGTGCGCGAGCTGGTCGACCGCATCCTCGCCGCCATGGGCTCGGAGCTGGAGCCCGACGTGCGGGGCGAGGCGCAGAACGAGATCCGCCACCAGTACCTCTCCGCCGCCAAGGCGCGCCAGGTGCTGGCGTGGTCGCCGCTCTTCACGCTGGAGGAGGGGCTGGAGCACACCATCCGCTGGTACCGCGACTTCCTGCGGGAGGCGCCGTGA
- the rfbF gene encoding glucose-1-phosphate cytidylyltransferase has translation MNVVLLAGGLGTRIAEETEVKPKPMVEIGGHPILWHIMKHYARHGCNEFFIALGYKGDVIKRFFVDYYTLTSSMTVALSSGRVEVRDDLDEGRPRENWVVHLCDTGEATNTGGRVKRMERLLRPGGTFMATYGDGVSDVDIGRLLCFHRSHGRIATVTAVRPPARFGGLLFDGDLVVDFTEKPQAGEGWINGGFLVFEPGVFDYLDGDESSLEADALERLAADGQLAAYRHEGFWQCMDTLRDKRLLESLWEGERAPWKTWE, from the coding sequence GTGAACGTGGTGCTGCTGGCGGGAGGGCTGGGGACCCGGATCGCGGAGGAGACCGAAGTCAAGCCCAAGCCGATGGTGGAGATCGGGGGACACCCGATCCTCTGGCACATCATGAAGCACTACGCGCGGCACGGCTGCAACGAGTTCTTCATCGCGCTGGGCTACAAGGGCGACGTGATCAAGCGCTTCTTCGTCGACTACTACACGCTCACCAGCAGCATGACCGTGGCGCTCTCCAGCGGGCGGGTGGAGGTGCGCGACGACCTGGACGAGGGGCGCCCGCGCGAGAACTGGGTGGTGCACCTCTGCGACACCGGCGAGGCCACCAACACCGGCGGGCGGGTCAAGCGCATGGAGCGGCTGCTCCGGCCGGGCGGGACCTTCATGGCCACCTACGGCGACGGCGTCTCCGACGTGGACATCGGCCGCCTCCTCTGCTTCCACCGCTCGCACGGCCGCATCGCCACCGTTACCGCGGTGCGCCCCCCGGCGCGCTTCGGGGGGCTGCTCTTCGACGGCGACCTGGTGGTGGACTTCACCGAGAAGCCGCAGGCCGGGGAGGGGTGGATCAACGGCGGCTTCCTGGTCTTCGAGCCGGGGGTGTTCGACTACCTGGACGGCGACGAGAGCAGCCTGGAGGCCGACGCGCTGGAGCGCCTGGCCGCCGACGGACAGCTGGCCGCCTACCGGCACGAGGGCTTCTGGCAGTGCATGGACACGCTGCGCGACAAGCGGCTCCTGGAGAGCCTCTGGGAGGGCGAGCGCGCCCCGTGGAAGACGTGGGAGTGA
- a CDS encoding ABC transporter ATP-binding protein: MSSLAVRAAGLGKSYRIGAALARHDHLREALAAAARAPLRRLARRRRPPPGGAETVWALRDVSFAVAHGEVLGIIGRNGAGKSTLLKVLARITEPTAGRAEVYGRVGALLEVGTGFHPELTGRDNVFLNGSILGMDRAYIARRFDEIVAFAGVERFIDTPVKRYSSGMYLRLAFAVAAHLEPEILIVDEVLAVGDASFQKKCLGKMEDVAHEGRTVLFVSHDMGAVTRLCGRTLLLDEGRVLAHGPTAEVVQRYLHSGLGTTAERVWPDPERAPGDRVARLVAVRVCDERGRPSESVDIRRPVALQVSFDVLEGGHVLVPNLHVHDDRGTMVFVAVDADPAWRRRPRPAGRYVSTARVPGNFLAEGTLVVDAALSTLDPVVVHAHERDAVAFQVVDGLEGDSARGDYAGPMPGLVRPLLEWTNEYTPLPERQEAGT; encoded by the coding sequence ATGTCGAGCCTGGCCGTGCGGGCCGCGGGACTGGGGAAGAGCTACCGGATCGGGGCCGCCCTCGCCCGGCACGACCACCTGCGCGAGGCGCTCGCCGCCGCGGCGCGCGCGCCGCTGCGCCGGCTCGCGCGGCGGCGGCGCCCTCCCCCGGGCGGCGCGGAGACGGTGTGGGCGCTCCGCGACGTCTCCTTCGCGGTGGCGCACGGCGAGGTGCTGGGGATCATCGGGCGCAACGGGGCGGGGAAGAGCACGCTGCTCAAGGTCCTGGCGCGGATCACCGAGCCCACGGCGGGCCGCGCCGAGGTGTACGGGCGCGTGGGCGCCCTGCTGGAGGTGGGGACCGGCTTCCACCCCGAGCTCACCGGGCGCGACAACGTGTTCCTGAACGGCTCGATCCTGGGGATGGACCGGGCCTACATCGCGCGCCGCTTCGACGAGATCGTGGCGTTCGCGGGGGTGGAGAGGTTCATCGACACCCCGGTCAAGCGCTACTCCAGCGGGATGTACCTGCGGCTCGCCTTCGCGGTGGCCGCGCACCTGGAGCCCGAGATCCTGATCGTGGACGAGGTGCTGGCGGTGGGCGACGCCAGCTTCCAGAAGAAGTGCCTGGGGAAGATGGAGGACGTGGCGCACGAGGGGCGCACCGTGCTCTTCGTGAGCCACGACATGGGCGCGGTGACCCGGCTCTGCGGACGCACCCTGCTCCTGGACGAGGGGCGCGTGCTGGCCCACGGGCCCACCGCCGAGGTGGTGCAGCGCTACCTGCACTCGGGGCTCGGCACCACCGCGGAGCGCGTGTGGCCCGACCCGGAGCGCGCGCCGGGCGACCGGGTGGCGCGCCTGGTGGCCGTGCGCGTCTGCGACGAGCGGGGGCGGCCTTCCGAGAGCGTCGACATCCGCCGGCCGGTGGCGCTCCAGGTGAGCTTCGACGTGCTGGAGGGGGGCCACGTGCTGGTGCCCAACCTCCACGTGCACGACGACCGGGGGACCATGGTCTTCGTGGCCGTGGACGCCGACCCCGCCTGGCGGCGGCGCCCGCGCCCCGCGGGGCGCTACGTGAGCACCGCCCGGGTGCCGGGGAACTTCCTGGCCGAGGGCACGCTGGTGGTCGACGCCGCGCTCAGCACGCTGGACCCGGTGGTGGTGCACGCGCACGAGCGCGACGCCGTGGCGTTCCAGGTGGTGGACGGCCTGGAGGGCGACTCGGCCCGCGGCGACTACGCCGGCCCCATGCCGGGGCTGGTGCGCCCGCTGCTCGAGTGGACCAACGAATACACACCGCTCCCGGAGCGGCAGGAGGCTGGGACGTGA
- a CDS encoding ABC transporter permease, whose amino-acid sequence MPAADAPRPARKAGAPTLVIEPSGRFPRIGVRELWAYRGLLFFLVWRDIKVRYAQTVLGAGWAVLQPVLTALVFTAVFGLLARIPSEGVPYPVFALAALVPWTYFSTALAGSSNSLVANTNLITKVYFPRLVIPLAPVLAGLVDFAVALVVLLAVMLGYGMVPSPASLVVVPLLVLVMVLTAAGIGCWLSALHIQYRDVRHVVPFLVQVWMYASPIVYPASLVPGRYRALYALNPMVGVIEGFRGVLLGTPGPSWGALALSLAVGLALLASGALYFRKTERVFADVA is encoded by the coding sequence ATGCCGGCCGCCGATGCGCCGCGCCCGGCGCGGAAGGCGGGAGCCCCCACGCTCGTCATCGAGCCGTCGGGGCGCTTTCCGCGCATCGGCGTGCGCGAGCTGTGGGCGTACCGCGGGCTGCTCTTCTTCCTGGTGTGGCGCGACATCAAGGTGCGCTACGCGCAGACCGTGCTGGGCGCCGGCTGGGCCGTCCTCCAGCCGGTGCTCACCGCGCTGGTGTTCACGGCCGTCTTCGGACTGCTCGCCCGCATCCCCTCCGAGGGCGTGCCGTACCCGGTGTTCGCGCTCGCCGCGCTGGTCCCGTGGACGTACTTCTCCACGGCGCTCGCCGGGTCCAGCAACAGCCTGGTCGCCAACACCAACCTCATCACCAAGGTCTACTTCCCCCGGCTGGTGATCCCGCTGGCCCCGGTGCTGGCGGGGCTGGTGGACTTCGCCGTGGCGCTGGTGGTGCTGCTCGCGGTGATGCTCGGCTACGGGATGGTGCCTTCCCCGGCGTCGCTGGTGGTGGTCCCGCTCCTGGTGCTGGTGATGGTGCTGACCGCCGCCGGGATCGGGTGCTGGCTCTCCGCGCTCCACATCCAGTACCGGGACGTGCGGCACGTGGTCCCCTTCCTGGTGCAGGTGTGGATGTACGCCTCGCCGATCGTGTACCCCGCCTCGCTGGTGCCCGGGCGGTACCGCGCGCTCTACGCGCTGAACCCCATGGTGGGGGTGATCGAGGGCTTCCGCGGCGTGCTGCTGGGCACGCCGGGGCCGTCGTGGGGGGCGCTGGCGCTGTCGCTCGCGGTGGGGCTCGCGCTGCTCGCGAGCGGCGCGCTCTACTTCCGGAAGACCGAGCGCGTCTTCGCCGACGTGGCCTGA